One Amphiprion ocellaris isolate individual 3 ecotype Okinawa chromosome 5, ASM2253959v1, whole genome shotgun sequence genomic region harbors:
- the arl6ip5a gene encoding ADP-ribosylation factor-like 6 interacting protein 5a, with product MAKVELTPLRSWDDFFPGSDRFAKPDVKDSAKWTNRVVSNLLYYQTNYLAMAVAVFLIVGFLNPLGMFTAMAVVSGVFLCSVWAGENRTAISSFKRQNPTAFVIIVMVASYILISMLGSVMVFMSAITLPLALIFAHASFRLRNMKNKLENKMECAGLKRSPMGILLEALDQQEENLQKIQSFLEGKRKE from the exons ATGGCGAAAGTGGAGCTGACGCCGCTCAGATCGTGGGACGACTTCTTCCCCGGTTCGGACAGATTCGCGAAGCCAGACGTAAAAGATTCGGCGAAATGGACCAACAGAGTCGTCAGCAACCTGCTTTATTATCAGACGAATTATCTGGCTATGGCCGTCGCTGTTTTCCTCATTGTCGg GTTCCTGAACCCTCTGGGGATGTTCACAGCCATGGCTGTGGTGTCGGGCGTATTCCTGTGTTCAGTGTGGGCCGGAGAAAACAGAACTGCGATCAGCAGCTTTAAGAGGCAGAATCCCACAGCCTTTGTAATCATCGTCATGGTTGCCAGCTACATATTGATTTCTATGCTGGGGAGTGTCATGGTATTCATGTCAGCAATCACTTTACCTCTGGCAT TGATATTTGCACACGCTTCATTTCGCCTCcgcaacatgaaaaacaaactggagAACAAgatggagtgtgcaggactaaAGAGGTCACCGATGGGCATTTTGCTGGAAGCTCTGGATCAACAGGAGGAGAACTTACAGAAGATCCAGAGCTTCCTGGAGGGAAAACGGAAGGAGTGA